The Arachis ipaensis cultivar K30076 chromosome B03, Araip1.1, whole genome shotgun sequence region ttcttgaaggagctcatgacaTGGAAAAGAAACTGGGGAGAGAAGGAAACCATAGTGCTCACAGAGGAacgtagtgccatcatacaaaagaagcttcccCAAAAGATGAAAAatcctgggagcttccaaatCCCTTGCATAATAGGGGATATCAACATTGAGAAAGCATTATATGATctgggagctagcatcaacctcatgtctTTGGCTATGATGAAAAGAATGAGGATAGAAgaggccaaaccaacaagaatggcacttcaATTGGCTGATAGAACATTCAAGTTTTCTCATGGGGTAGTGGAAGATTTGTTGGTGAAAGTAGGAGAGTTCATCTCTCTAGCTGATTTTATTGTACTAGATATGGAGGAAGAGGCTAACACatctatcatcctaggaaggccattcctagctatTGTTGGAGCTATAATTGATGTTCAAAAAGGAGAGCTAGTCTTGAGATTGCATGAAGAGAAGATAGTCTTCAATGTCTTTAAAGCAATGAGTTATCCCAAGGAGTCCATAGGTGAATGCATGATGGTGGACACAATGGAAAAGATAGTTCAAGGAGtgttggaagaagaacaatgtgaagaaGCTATGGAGCTAGAGCAACAAGCATCAGGTGGAGAATTACCACAAGAAACCATGGATGATTCAATCATGTTGAACCACACTAGCAACAAAGAAGTGGAAGCACCGAAACTAGAGTTGAAGACCCTACCTCCAAACTTGAAGTATGCTTACTTGGGTGACAACAACATATACCCAGTAATCATCAATTCAAGCTTGAGTGAGggacaagaagaggagcttatccatgTGCTAAAGCAACACAAAGATGCTATAggatggacacttgcagatttaaaaagaaattagtCCTTCAgtatgcatgcacaaaatcctccTTGACGAGGATGCCAAGCCCTCAAGGCAACAACAAAGAAGGCTAAACCCAACAATGAATGAAGTAGTCCAGAAAGAAGTGTTGAAGTTGTGGCAAGCAGAGGTGAtttacccaatctcagacagcccttgggtaagcccaatacaagtagtccctaagaaaggagggatcactgttgtgccaaatgagaagaatgaattgataccaaCAAGAACAGTGATTGGCTGGCgcatgtgcatagattataggaaGCTTGATAAAGCtctaccaggaaggatcacttccccctaccATTCATGGactagatgctagaaagacttgcgggacatgaatattactgctttttggacagTTATTCTGGCTACAACCAAatagttgtagaccccaaggtCTAAGAGAAAACCTTATTTACTTGTCtctatggtgtctttgcttataggagaatgccctttggattgtgaaatgcacctgcaacattccaaaggtgcatgctctctatattTTTATACATGATTAAAAGATTCATTGAGGTGTTTATGGATAACTTTTCTGTATTTGGTGATTCATATTCTAAGTGCTTACACCACTTGGCCTTGGTtctaaagagatgccaagaaaccaacctcattttgaactgggagaagtgccactTTATGGTCATAGAAGGGGTGACTATTGGTCATAAGATCTCAAAAAGAGGCATAAAGGTGGACAAGGCcaaggtggaggtgattgaaaaattgcccccaccttgcaatgtcaaagcaattagaagttttctaggacatgctggTTTCTATAGAAGGTTCATTAGAGATTTTTCAAACATTGCCAGACCTTTAAGTAACTTGCTTGTCTCTAATTTACCTTTTATCTTTGATAGAGAATGCATGCTAGCCTTTGATGTGCTTAAAAATAGACTTTCCTCTGCACCTATCATAGCACCACCTTGCTGGGATTTACcttttgagttgatgtgtgatgcatcagactttgctgttggtgctgttttaGGATAGAGTAGAGATAAGCTggtgcatgttatttattatgctagcaaagtccttaatgagaatcaaaggaattaCACCACTACAGAGAAGGAACTTTTTTCCATAGtctttgcatttgataagtttagatcatagatctgcatatggaggccattttagtAGAAAAATAACTGCATCCAAGGTGCTACAGTGTGGGTTCTTTTGGCCAACAATATTCAAGGATACAAAGCACTTGGTGACAAGATACAATGAGTGTCAAAGAGCTGGTAACctacccaagaaaaatgagatgccacataAGTTCATCATGgagttagaattgtttgatgtatggggaattgatttcatgggccaTTTCCatcctcatactcaaacaattaTATATTGGTAGCTGTTGATTTTGTGTCAAAGTGGGTGGAGGTAATAGCTACATCAACCAATGACAACTGGGTGGTGATTAACTTTTTGAGGAAGAATATATTCAGTAGATATGGGGCTCCAAGAGCTCTTATAAGTGATGGGGggagtcacttttgcaacaagcgACTTGAGACAATCCTCCTCAAATATGGTGTGaagcataaagtggcaaccccagaCCATCCACAAACCAACGGTCAAGCTGAAATCTCAAACAGAGAGCTCAAGAGGATCCTTAAGAAGACTATTGGAAACTCAAGAAAAGATTCGTccaagaagctggatgatgcattgTGGGCCTATAGGATAGCTTTTAAGACACCCATTGGCATGTCTCTATATCAATTGGTGcttggaaaggcttgtcacctaccagtggagcttgaacataTAGCATTTTGAGCTCTAAAGATGTTGAACTTTGATAATCAAGCTGCTGGGAAAAGAAGGCTActacaactcaatgagctggaagaATTTAGAAATCAAGCTTATGAGAATACCAAGATttacaagaaaaacacaaagaaatgGCATGATCAAAAGCTAGCAAGAAGAGAGTTTGTAAAAGGTCAAAAAGTGCTACTGTACAACTCAAGGCTTAAGTTCTTCCCAGGAAAGCTAAAGTCAAGATGGTCTGGACCTTTCACAATCCTTAAGGTGTCTCTCTATGGTCATGTAGAGTTTATGGAGGataagacatagaagacttttactgtcaatggccacaGGCTTAAGCACTACCTGGGGGACTCTTTGGATGAGtagagagtgagctacaaccttaactaaagagGGAGaaacatcaagctagtgacgttaaagaagcactggTTGGAAGGCACCCCAACAACCATATCCTTTCAATTTCTTGCTTTCTAGAAGTAGTTTATGATTGTTAACTTAGGTAGTTTAGTTTTTAGTACATTAGTTGATAGTCattactttattttcttttgtttattggaaGTGCAAGGTTTCATAATTAACTAATTGAGGTTGGTTGAATGGGCTGAGAAACTAGCTAAacagctaagtttggtgtggccactaacCCACTTAATTTAGGCTTACAACTCATTGATTGAATTAACTTTGAATGTAAGcccaaaaattaagtttggtgtggccaccaccataaGAAACTCACACGGCAAGCCCAAGATGGTTTGAGTTTGAAGCATTTAAAAAATTGGTAGGTGCATAAAAGGTGATTTTAATGTGTACGAAGGGATTGGAAGAGAAGGAATGTAAAAGAATTAAATTTATTCCACCCTTACGAACACATTAAAATCCAATAATTAAACCAATTTATTAGATTCAATGAAAATAAGTTTGTTGTCCCAAGGGACACTCATCAATTACATTTTAACTGTATAATAATAGAGGGAATGTGAAGCATtccttttgtcattactaatggggtTTTTGGTCTTCAATTTCAGGAGAGGTGGGGCCCACTTGATTGATAATTCACTGGATAAGGAGTCAAAGTGTTCTTTCACCTTGGAACCCAACATCTGAAGGAAGCCAAAGGGATGAggattggcgcctcttcccatgctaggcgccactcccaagTGGAAAAACATTTAATTGGTTTTTACTTCCCACCTTCCCCACCCTCcagattacttttttttttctataaaagcCATTTACCCCTCCACTCCCCTCCACACTTGGAACCCAACTTCACAACCAAACCTCTACACTTCCTCTTCCTTTTGTTTCCTTaccttgctatttttcttttcttgattgggacaatcaagttctatgtttggtgttgaagcaaaacaaggttttgctTACTCTCTCTACTCTCCTTTCTttacttctttcttcaacctttcaAACCCTCTTTTCTCACTCCAAATGGCACCACCAAGAGCCTCCtcatcaaagaagaaaaaggCCAAGGAACCAATCTCAGGATCTCAAGCTTCAATGAATATAAGTTCCTctcatcattcaaccaaaaccaattttatggttgggtgagtgagaggtaAATCATTCCGGAGGTGGGCTTTCAACTTGGAAGGAATGAGCATCCAGAGATCAATAGAGAGATCAACAACAGAGGATGGGCATTCTTGTGtaacccaccaaggaaagtggtggagacactacaagaaaatacgtCTATTGCCACGTTTTTAAAGCAtggcgaaaagctgaaaaaagcgtggcgatagcttttcgccacgctttttgagctaccgccacgcttttgaaagggtgacctcttgaagggtggcggttgctctatcgccacgtttTTTTCAacttatcgccacgctttttcttttgccacgctttttacaaATGGCCAcccataaaagcgtggccgtatgtggagatatggccacgcttttaaagcgtgaccaTATGAGAtgtatggccacgcttttgaagcgtggcgatatagagagatatggccacgctttcaaagcgtggcaatagagagagatatggccacacttttaaaacgtGGCGATAGCGAGATATgaccacacttttaaagcgtggccatagccttgtaaaatttaaaaaaaaaatcctttttctgATTTTTACCTTCATCgatacaaaatataaattttttaattcttttgttACCAAACtataaatatagtatgcaatttttattacaagacaaatcaaatacaaaataaatctcgagtttGCATAGGAAAGTGATTGTCCTGTTTACAATTTGAAAGAATTAGCAAACTTCTCTCACAACTGGTTGAAGAATTTAAGTTCCTATGGCGATGCCTTGTACAACAATCTATCTTAGCAATAAAATGAATATGTTCCTAACAAGTATCTCAAAACTGTAAAACCGCGGAGAGCACACTACTAATATGTTCTGCTTGGTTTAGTTCATGAAGCCGCCACAAGCTTTGGTCTGAATCATAGTTTGTAGCCTTTGAAactaaactaaacaaaacatgatatAATATGGTTCAAAAATCTCAATAGTAGTTTCTGTAGCCTGGGCTGTACTGCAACTTTCTGCATATTTGACAAGATCCTTAGGTCGAGGTAGATGAGAAACAAGATCTGTTTTACCAAACACAGCACAAAAGATATAAGTATTGAAAAGAAAACAGAGCAAAGTTGTCTGAAACTCAAAACATTTCATGAAACTAACCAAGTTCATATGCCTTGCTGCCACGTTAGCAGCAATATGTGCTGATATCTTTCTGATATTTGAGAATGGAGGGTAAATCAGTCCTTTATCATAGTTCTCCTGTGACACTTGTGCAGCCAAAGCTTCAACTGTTGCACAAGAAACCGTTAGTGAGTTCTTGGTTCTACCTTCTTGGAATTTAGATTGAattgattttagtatatttaatcTCTCTTAGCTTGAATGAACTCACAGGCTGCCAAGAGCATCTCATCGCGGACGCGGATTGCACTGGAGATGATCAAACCCAAGCCAAAACCAGGGAATATGTAAGCATTGTTGGCCTGAACAGCAATGCAGGAAGCgcgaaaaaataaaatgaaaaaataaatatataaaggtCAGCCACTGAGATGtttatattgaataacaaaatgTGTAGGTAACAAAGGTCAAATGAAACCTGTCCAGGAACAAAGACTTTTCCTTCATATTCAACAGCACTAGCAAAGATTGCTTGACACTGCAAATTAAATTAAGATAAACAACATTAACATATAATGATGTGTGTAATCTATTCTAAATTTCTGAGGCCAATTATATAAATAGTTAGTTACCTTGCTCCATGTATAAGCTTCTTCAGCAGTGCACTCAGATTGAGATGTTGGATTGGAGAGAGCAAGAATGAGCGATTTCTACAAAAATCATACACTATCAGAGATATAATCATGTACATATCAGGAAGAATAACTAAGGAATTCTCGCAACTAAAAGTGAACATATACAAAATTTAGCAGATTTTCAGTTATTCCTTTGCCTCCACAAGCAAATACCAGGTCACTTAATATCACTTATATCCAaggaaacgaaaaagaaaaattaagaaaataagccAATTTATGTAATTAAAGTAAGCTAGATACATAAACTTGATTGCCTTGACTAATAAGGAAAAAAACAACAGTGCACAGGAACTAAACTGAAATGTGAACCAAAACAAGAGAAGAGAGAAATCAACAATTGAGATTAAAGTGAACAACATACAATTACAATtcttatcataaaaaataaatagcCAAAGAAAATTGTAAATTTCACTGCAGGGAAGTTGTTTCTTGTCATAATCTTTGCATCATGCGCATAACTCTGCATGTAAAAGTAAACTCCCAAAGCTTGTCATTATATTCAGCACAGAATACAATGATAGATAAATAAAAGATCTTACAGATCTAATGCTCATATAATAATTACTTCAATATAATGACTgttgtatttcttttttttttatttccctttctatctaacatcaaaattaaaaaaaatatatattgcaAATAATGTGATTTTGAACCTAGTAGTTGATAAAGTCAAGAACTTGCATACATAAGTAAAAGTGTAAAACACATAATTGAATtacatgcatcaaaattaaatccgAAAACCAACAATTTCAAACAATAAACTAAAAATCCACGAAGCAAACAAGCAAATACCTCCAAAGATACTTCTAGAACCCCATCGCCAACTGTTAATCTCCTTTAATCTCTTTCAACCAGTACCATCAAAATCAAAAGCAGTCATCAACACACACATCAGAACAAATTAAAACAACACTAATTCCAAACACATCAGAACAAATTAGAAGAGTAGATTTTCTGTTTAGATTCTCTCAACACTTCTAAGAACAGTAAAGCTGAAAAACTCAGTAGCTACTTTTCACATATATGATCATGATAATATatatttgttattattgtttcaCATTTTCAACAAACCATAGGAAAATGGTACATAGAAGTCTAAAACTTTATCAAGAACCAAAAATGTAGACATAGTATATATACAATTGGTTCATCATTTTCTCTCATTCTTGGAGTAAAATCTCAGTACCAAGTAGAAGAAGAACCTGTAAAGAACACCCCAAGCTAGCAGGGTCAAGATATCATACTTGGTGAGTACATGAATTATGGGCTGGGTGCTGCCATCTGTCAACGGGTTAAATGGGCTGGGTATCGGATCATCACGTCCACCATGGAAGCAAGCAGCTGCACACAGTCATTAATTAAAATCACCAACATACACACATTAtttactaattaactaactagaaTCACCACTTCATGCCTTTTCTCTCTTACCTGCGCAGTATATAAACTTAAGATTTGTTTCACCCCCAATTCTAACAGAGAGAGGTGACAACAATGAACGAACAACCAAAAAACAATACACAACAACTGAATTTCTACCTTTCTATTCTACTATTATTCTTTTTTCATCACTCATTGCCACT contains the following coding sequences:
- the LOC107633153 gene encoding uncharacterized protein LOC107633153, with protein sequence MPLYAKFLKELMTWKRNWGEKETIVLTEERSAIIQKKLPQKMKNPGSFQIPCIIGDINIEKALYDLGASINLMSLAMMKRMRIEEAKPTRMALQLADRTFKFSHGVVEDLLVKVGEFISLADFIVLDMEEEANTSIILGRPFLAIVGAIIDVQKGELVLRLHEEKIVFNVFKAMSYPKESIGECMMVDTMEKIVQGVLEEEQCEEAMELEQQASGGELPQETMDDSIMLNHTSNKEVEAPKLELKTLPPNLKYAYLGDNNIYPVIINSSLSEGQEEELIHVLKQHKDAIGWTLADLKRN
- the LOC107633154 gene encoding NADP-dependent malic enzyme-like, producing MFTFSCENSLKSLILALSNPTSQSECTAEEAYTWSKCQAIFASAVEYEGKVFVPGQANNAYIFPGFGLGLIISSAIRVRDEMLLAAFEALAAQVSQENYDKGLIYPPFSNIRKISAHIAANVAARHMNLVSFMKCFEFQTTLLCFLFNTYIFCAVFGKTDLVSHLPRPKDLVKYAESCSTAQATETTIEIFEPYYIMFCLV